The Caenorhabditis elegans chromosome II genome has a segment encoding these proteins:
- the ceh-38 gene encoding One cut domain family member (Confirmed by transcript evidence), with the protein MESSRTAATSTNGTEKSRRRNTDYLQIDPSSTFINNTGRGFAEELPENFLDTISPHPITPSASTSSATSATEEPATSSAPQLASLAPMSMSSEQPSSSFSSASLLSSSYETIKNEPEDYRFSGSTAGLLSPLHVDSRRRESHDFNTSPYIKEEEDLDGSHLLMGGIRPDTPTNDRSTDLGSISSLLNEDHHTNTIGQSPSPRSTFGSDPTPMIQRQLIKNEDGVSPGSMGFSKNHQGYQKPRNGDRMEYEKAPYQRNSRKQKKPLGLLNQALSSVISTPTISSSNIPTPPSAHIAQPRRIYSTQDSNDPLNAEIGDDIYIDTKDLCKRIAFELKNHSIPQAIFAERILCRSQGTLSDLLRNPKPWNKLKSGRETFRRMYNWVAQPLATRLAILDMKTEDVNRASGMSPPTPAQNVRTHSFRRSTSDHDGPVSKRPRLVFTDIQKRTLQAIFKETQRPSREMQQTIAEHLRLDLSTVANFFMNARRRSRLGGNIDEPTPFQQVKNISPPPVGDTSDALLNGDDHVPLLNTVMAEMYKEGAIATSNHSAEQREMIERGFGVSIPGPSHSGELLNGDSHEDDEELDELNDSELAYEEDVEIGDEEEEDEEQANGDILPTPKVEELEEKTVIKEEAPDDGEYGATKLAAN; encoded by the exons atggaGTCATCACGGACCGCCGCAACATCCACTAATGG aacTGAGAAATCGCGTCGACGAAACACTGATTATCTACAAATTGATCCCTCAAGTACTTTTATAAATAACACCGGTCGGGGTTTTGCTGAAGAGCTTCCGGAAAACTTTCTTGACACAATCAGTCCACATCCAATAACTCCATCTGCCAGTACATCCTCTGCAACTTCTGCAACCGAAGAACCAGCTACATCCTCGGCTCCACAACTCGCCTCACTTGCACCAATGAGTATGAGTTCTGAACAACCGAGTAGTAGCTTTTCAAGTGCTTCGCTTCTTTCATCATCTTACGAGACTATAAAAAATGAACCTGA AGATTACAGATTCTCTGGAAGCACTGCTGGACTTCTCTCTCCACTTCATGTAGATTCACGGCGAAGAGAATCCCATGATTTCAATACTTCACCATATATTAAG GAAGAGGAAGATCTCGATGGAAGTCATCTACTAATGGGAGGAATTCGTCCAGATACACCAACAAATGACAGGTCAACAGATCTCGGAAGCATCTCATCGTTGTTAAATGAGGATCATCACACCAACACAATTGGACAATCTCCATCTCCTCGCAGTACATTCGGTTCCGATCCAACACCAATGATTCAACGGcaactaataaaaaatgagGATGGCGTGTCACCAGGATCTATgggtttttccaaaaaccaccAGGGTTACCAGAAGCCAAGAAATGGTGATCGAATGGAATATGAAAAAGCTCCATATCAAAGAA ATTCtcggaaacaaaaaaagcctCTAGGTTTGCTCAATCAAGCTCTATCATCAGTCATCTCAACGCCGACAATCTCTTCTTCCAATATTCCAACACCACCATCTGCTCATATTGCTCAGCCACGTCGCATCTACTCGACTCAAGACTCAAATGATCCATTGAATGCAGAGATTGGCGATGATATATATATAGACACAAAAGATCTTTGCAAACGTATAGcatttgagctgaaaaatcattCGATTCCACAAGCCATTTTTGCCGAAAGAATATTGTGTCGTAGTCAGGGAACTCTTTCTGATTTACTACGCAATCCAAAACCATGGAATAAGCTGAAATCAGGACGTGAGACATTCCGTCGAATGTACAATTGGGTTGCACAGCCATTAGCAACGAGATTGGCGATTCTTGATATGAAGACAGAAGATGTGAATAGAGCATCTGGAATGTCACCACCAACTCCAGCACAGAATGTGCGCACACATAG tttcagAAGATCTACTTCCGATCATGATGGACCTGTATCAAAACGACCTCGTCTCGTATTCACCGACATACAGAAGCGTACACTTCAAGCAATCTTCAAAGAAACTCAACGTCCATCTCGGGAAATGCAACAAACAATTGCTGAGCATCTTCGTCTTGATCTTTCCACAGTTGCCAACTTCTTCATGAATGCACGTCGTAGAAGTCGACTCGGTGGAAACATTGATGAACCGACGCCTTTCCAGCAG GTGAAAAACATCAGTCCGCCACCTGTTGGGGATACATCAGATGCACTGTTGAACGGGGATGACCATGTTCCACTACTCAACACGGTG ATGGCGGAAATGTATAAAGAAGGTGCAATTGCAACATCGAATCATTCTGCTGAACAACGAGAAATGATTGAACGTGGATTTGGAGTATCAATTCCGGGTCCTAGTCATTCTGGTGAACTTTTGAATGGAGATTCacatgaagatgatgaagaactTGATGAACTGAATGATAGTGAATTGGCTTATGAAGAAGATGTTGAAATtggagatgaagaagaagaagacgaagaacaAGCTAATGGTGACATACTTCCAACACCAAAAGTTGAAGAACTCGAGGAAAAAACAGTTATCAAAGAGGAAGCACCTGATGACGGGGAATATGGCGCCACAAAGCTTGCAGCTAATTAA
- the ceh-38 gene encoding Homeobox protein ceh-38 (Confirmed by transcript evidence), which produces MESSRTAATSTNGTEKSRRRNTDYLQIDPSSTFINNTGRGFAEELPENFLDTISPHPITPSASTSSATSATEEPATSSAPQLASLAPMSMSSEQPSSSFSSASLLSSSYETIKNEPEFSGSTAGLLSPLHVDSRRRESHDFNTSPYIKEEEDLDGSHLLMGGIRPDTPTNDRSTDLGSISSLLNEDHHTNTIGQSPSPRSTFGSDPTPMIQRQLIKNEDGVSPGSMGFSKNHQGYQKPRNGDRMEYEKAPYQRNSRKQKKPLGLLNQALSSVISTPTISSSNIPTPPSAHIAQPRRIYSTQDSNDPLNAEIGDDIYIDTKDLCKRIAFELKNHSIPQAIFAERILCRSQGTLSDLLRNPKPWNKLKSGRETFRRMYNWVAQPLATRLAILDMKTEDVNRASGMSPPTPAQNVRTHRRSTSDHDGPVSKRPRLVFTDIQKRTLQAIFKETQRPSREMQQTIAEHLRLDLSTVANFFMNARRRSRLGGNIDEPTPFQQVKNISPPPVGDTSDALLNGDDHVPLLNTVMAEMYKEGAIATSNHSAEQREMIERGFGVSIPGPSHSGELLNGDSHEDDEELDELNDSELAYEEDVEIGDEEEEDEEQANGDILPTPKVEELEEKTVIKEEAPDDGEYGATKLAAN; this is translated from the exons atggaGTCATCACGGACCGCCGCAACATCCACTAATGG aacTGAGAAATCGCGTCGACGAAACACTGATTATCTACAAATTGATCCCTCAAGTACTTTTATAAATAACACCGGTCGGGGTTTTGCTGAAGAGCTTCCGGAAAACTTTCTTGACACAATCAGTCCACATCCAATAACTCCATCTGCCAGTACATCCTCTGCAACTTCTGCAACCGAAGAACCAGCTACATCCTCGGCTCCACAACTCGCCTCACTTGCACCAATGAGTATGAGTTCTGAACAACCGAGTAGTAGCTTTTCAAGTGCTTCGCTTCTTTCATCATCTTACGAGACTATAAAAAATGAACCTGA ATTCTCTGGAAGCACTGCTGGACTTCTCTCTCCACTTCATGTAGATTCACGGCGAAGAGAATCCCATGATTTCAATACTTCACCATATATTAAG GAAGAGGAAGATCTCGATGGAAGTCATCTACTAATGGGAGGAATTCGTCCAGATACACCAACAAATGACAGGTCAACAGATCTCGGAAGCATCTCATCGTTGTTAAATGAGGATCATCACACCAACACAATTGGACAATCTCCATCTCCTCGCAGTACATTCGGTTCCGATCCAACACCAATGATTCAACGGcaactaataaaaaatgagGATGGCGTGTCACCAGGATCTATgggtttttccaaaaaccaccAGGGTTACCAGAAGCCAAGAAATGGTGATCGAATGGAATATGAAAAAGCTCCATATCAAAGAA ATTCtcggaaacaaaaaaagcctCTAGGTTTGCTCAATCAAGCTCTATCATCAGTCATCTCAACGCCGACAATCTCTTCTTCCAATATTCCAACACCACCATCTGCTCATATTGCTCAGCCACGTCGCATCTACTCGACTCAAGACTCAAATGATCCATTGAATGCAGAGATTGGCGATGATATATATATAGACACAAAAGATCTTTGCAAACGTATAGcatttgagctgaaaaatcattCGATTCCACAAGCCATTTTTGCCGAAAGAATATTGTGTCGTAGTCAGGGAACTCTTTCTGATTTACTACGCAATCCAAAACCATGGAATAAGCTGAAATCAGGACGTGAGACATTCCGTCGAATGTACAATTGGGTTGCACAGCCATTAGCAACGAGATTGGCGATTCTTGATATGAAGACAGAAGATGTGAATAGAGCATCTGGAATGTCACCACCAACTCCAGCACAGAATGTGCGCACACATAG AAGATCTACTTCCGATCATGATGGACCTGTATCAAAACGACCTCGTCTCGTATTCACCGACATACAGAAGCGTACACTTCAAGCAATCTTCAAAGAAACTCAACGTCCATCTCGGGAAATGCAACAAACAATTGCTGAGCATCTTCGTCTTGATCTTTCCACAGTTGCCAACTTCTTCATGAATGCACGTCGTAGAAGTCGACTCGGTGGAAACATTGATGAACCGACGCCTTTCCAGCAG GTGAAAAACATCAGTCCGCCACCTGTTGGGGATACATCAGATGCACTGTTGAACGGGGATGACCATGTTCCACTACTCAACACGGTG ATGGCGGAAATGTATAAAGAAGGTGCAATTGCAACATCGAATCATTCTGCTGAACAACGAGAAATGATTGAACGTGGATTTGGAGTATCAATTCCGGGTCCTAGTCATTCTGGTGAACTTTTGAATGGAGATTCacatgaagatgatgaagaactTGATGAACTGAATGATAGTGAATTGGCTTATGAAGAAGATGTTGAAATtggagatgaagaagaagaagacgaagaacaAGCTAATGGTGACATACTTCCAACACCAAAAGTTGAAGAACTCGAGGAAAAAACAGTTATCAAAGAGGAAGCACCTGATGACGGGGAATATGGCGCCACAAAGCTTGCAGCTAATTAA
- the ceh-38 gene encoding Homeobox protein ceh-38 (Confirmed by transcript evidence) has product MESSRTAATSTNGTEKSRRRNTDYLQIDPSSTFINNTGRGFAEELPENFLDTISPHPITPSASTSSATSATEEPATSSAPQLASLAPMSMSSEQPSSSFSSASLLSSSYETIKNEPEFSGSTAGLLSPLHVDSRRRESHDFNTSPYIKEEEDLDGSHLLMGGIRPDTPTNDRSTDLGSISSLLNEDHHTNTIGQSPSPRSTFGSDPTPMIQRQLIKNEDGVSPGSMGFSKNHQGYQKPRNGDRMEYEKAPYQRSLLNQALSSVISTPTISSSNIPTPPSAHIAQPRRIYSTQDSNDPLNAEIGDDIYIDTKDLCKRIAFELKNHSIPQAIFAERILCRSQGTLSDLLRNPKPWNKLKSGRETFRRMYNWVAQPLATRLAILDMKTEDVNRASGMSPPTPAQNVRTHRRSTSDHDGPVSKRPRLVFTDIQKRTLQAIFKETQRPSREMQQTIAEHLRLDLSTVANFFMNARRRSRLGGNIDEPTPFQQVKNISPPPVGDTSDALLNGDDHVPLLNTVMAEMYKEGAIATSNHSAEQREMIERGFGVSIPGPSHSGELLNGDSHEDDEELDELNDSELAYEEDVEIGDEEEEDEEQANGDILPTPKVEELEEKTVIKEEAPDDGEYGATKLAAN; this is encoded by the exons atggaGTCATCACGGACCGCCGCAACATCCACTAATGG aacTGAGAAATCGCGTCGACGAAACACTGATTATCTACAAATTGATCCCTCAAGTACTTTTATAAATAACACCGGTCGGGGTTTTGCTGAAGAGCTTCCGGAAAACTTTCTTGACACAATCAGTCCACATCCAATAACTCCATCTGCCAGTACATCCTCTGCAACTTCTGCAACCGAAGAACCAGCTACATCCTCGGCTCCACAACTCGCCTCACTTGCACCAATGAGTATGAGTTCTGAACAACCGAGTAGTAGCTTTTCAAGTGCTTCGCTTCTTTCATCATCTTACGAGACTATAAAAAATGAACCTGA ATTCTCTGGAAGCACTGCTGGACTTCTCTCTCCACTTCATGTAGATTCACGGCGAAGAGAATCCCATGATTTCAATACTTCACCATATATTAAG GAAGAGGAAGATCTCGATGGAAGTCATCTACTAATGGGAGGAATTCGTCCAGATACACCAACAAATGACAGGTCAACAGATCTCGGAAGCATCTCATCGTTGTTAAATGAGGATCATCACACCAACACAATTGGACAATCTCCATCTCCTCGCAGTACATTCGGTTCCGATCCAACACCAATGATTCAACGGcaactaataaaaaatgagGATGGCGTGTCACCAGGATCTATgggtttttccaaaaaccaccAGGGTTACCAGAAGCCAAGAAATGGTGATCGAATGGAATATGAAAAAGCTCCATATCAAAGAA GTTTGCTCAATCAAGCTCTATCATCAGTCATCTCAACGCCGACAATCTCTTCTTCCAATATTCCAACACCACCATCTGCTCATATTGCTCAGCCACGTCGCATCTACTCGACTCAAGACTCAAATGATCCATTGAATGCAGAGATTGGCGATGATATATATATAGACACAAAAGATCTTTGCAAACGTATAGcatttgagctgaaaaatcattCGATTCCACAAGCCATTTTTGCCGAAAGAATATTGTGTCGTAGTCAGGGAACTCTTTCTGATTTACTACGCAATCCAAAACCATGGAATAAGCTGAAATCAGGACGTGAGACATTCCGTCGAATGTACAATTGGGTTGCACAGCCATTAGCAACGAGATTGGCGATTCTTGATATGAAGACAGAAGATGTGAATAGAGCATCTGGAATGTCACCACCAACTCCAGCACAGAATGTGCGCACACATAG AAGATCTACTTCCGATCATGATGGACCTGTATCAAAACGACCTCGTCTCGTATTCACCGACATACAGAAGCGTACACTTCAAGCAATCTTCAAAGAAACTCAACGTCCATCTCGGGAAATGCAACAAACAATTGCTGAGCATCTTCGTCTTGATCTTTCCACAGTTGCCAACTTCTTCATGAATGCACGTCGTAGAAGTCGACTCGGTGGAAACATTGATGAACCGACGCCTTTCCAGCAG GTGAAAAACATCAGTCCGCCACCTGTTGGGGATACATCAGATGCACTGTTGAACGGGGATGACCATGTTCCACTACTCAACACGGTG ATGGCGGAAATGTATAAAGAAGGTGCAATTGCAACATCGAATCATTCTGCTGAACAACGAGAAATGATTGAACGTGGATTTGGAGTATCAATTCCGGGTCCTAGTCATTCTGGTGAACTTTTGAATGGAGATTCacatgaagatgatgaagaactTGATGAACTGAATGATAGTGAATTGGCTTATGAAGAAGATGTTGAAATtggagatgaagaagaagaagacgaagaacaAGCTAATGGTGACATACTTCCAACACCAAAAGTTGAAGAACTCGAGGAAAAAACAGTTATCAAAGAGGAAGCACCTGATGACGGGGAATATGGCGCCACAAAGCTTGCAGCTAATTAA
- the ceh-38 gene encoding One cut domain family member (Confirmed by transcript evidence) has translation MESSRTAATSTNGTEKSRRRNTDYLQIDPSSTFINNTGRGFAEELPENFLDTISPHPITPSASTSSATSATEEPATSSAPQLASLAPMSMSSEQPSSSFSSASLLSSSYETIKNEPEFSGSTAGLLSPLHVDSRRRESHDFNTSPYIKEEEDLDGSHLLMGGIRPDTPTNDRSTDLGSISSLLNEDHHTNTIGQSPSPRSTFGSDPTPMIQRQLIKNEDGVSPGSMGFSKNHQGYQKPRNGDRMEYEKAPYQRSLLNQALSSVISTPTISSSNIPTPPSAHIAQPRRIYSTQDSNDPLNAEIGDDIYIDTKDLCKRIAFELKNHSIPQAIFAERILCRSQGTLSDLLRNPKPWNKLKSGRETFRRMYNWVAQPLATRLAILDMKTEDVNRASGMSPPTPAQNVRTHSFRRSTSDHDGPVSKRPRLVFTDIQKRTLQAIFKETQRPSREMQQTIAEHLRLDLSTVANFFMNARRRSRLGGNIDEPTPFQQVKNISPPPVGDTSDALLNGDDHVPLLNTVMAEMYKEGAIATSNHSAEQREMIERGFGVSIPGPSHSGELLNGDSHEDDEELDELNDSELAYEEDVEIGDEEEEDEEQANGDILPTPKVEELEEKTVIKEEAPDDGEYGATKLAAN, from the exons atggaGTCATCACGGACCGCCGCAACATCCACTAATGG aacTGAGAAATCGCGTCGACGAAACACTGATTATCTACAAATTGATCCCTCAAGTACTTTTATAAATAACACCGGTCGGGGTTTTGCTGAAGAGCTTCCGGAAAACTTTCTTGACACAATCAGTCCACATCCAATAACTCCATCTGCCAGTACATCCTCTGCAACTTCTGCAACCGAAGAACCAGCTACATCCTCGGCTCCACAACTCGCCTCACTTGCACCAATGAGTATGAGTTCTGAACAACCGAGTAGTAGCTTTTCAAGTGCTTCGCTTCTTTCATCATCTTACGAGACTATAAAAAATGAACCTGA ATTCTCTGGAAGCACTGCTGGACTTCTCTCTCCACTTCATGTAGATTCACGGCGAAGAGAATCCCATGATTTCAATACTTCACCATATATTAAG GAAGAGGAAGATCTCGATGGAAGTCATCTACTAATGGGAGGAATTCGTCCAGATACACCAACAAATGACAGGTCAACAGATCTCGGAAGCATCTCATCGTTGTTAAATGAGGATCATCACACCAACACAATTGGACAATCTCCATCTCCTCGCAGTACATTCGGTTCCGATCCAACACCAATGATTCAACGGcaactaataaaaaatgagGATGGCGTGTCACCAGGATCTATgggtttttccaaaaaccaccAGGGTTACCAGAAGCCAAGAAATGGTGATCGAATGGAATATGAAAAAGCTCCATATCAAAGAA GTTTGCTCAATCAAGCTCTATCATCAGTCATCTCAACGCCGACAATCTCTTCTTCCAATATTCCAACACCACCATCTGCTCATATTGCTCAGCCACGTCGCATCTACTCGACTCAAGACTCAAATGATCCATTGAATGCAGAGATTGGCGATGATATATATATAGACACAAAAGATCTTTGCAAACGTATAGcatttgagctgaaaaatcattCGATTCCACAAGCCATTTTTGCCGAAAGAATATTGTGTCGTAGTCAGGGAACTCTTTCTGATTTACTACGCAATCCAAAACCATGGAATAAGCTGAAATCAGGACGTGAGACATTCCGTCGAATGTACAATTGGGTTGCACAGCCATTAGCAACGAGATTGGCGATTCTTGATATGAAGACAGAAGATGTGAATAGAGCATCTGGAATGTCACCACCAACTCCAGCACAGAATGTGCGCACACATAG tttcagAAGATCTACTTCCGATCATGATGGACCTGTATCAAAACGACCTCGTCTCGTATTCACCGACATACAGAAGCGTACACTTCAAGCAATCTTCAAAGAAACTCAACGTCCATCTCGGGAAATGCAACAAACAATTGCTGAGCATCTTCGTCTTGATCTTTCCACAGTTGCCAACTTCTTCATGAATGCACGTCGTAGAAGTCGACTCGGTGGAAACATTGATGAACCGACGCCTTTCCAGCAG GTGAAAAACATCAGTCCGCCACCTGTTGGGGATACATCAGATGCACTGTTGAACGGGGATGACCATGTTCCACTACTCAACACGGTG ATGGCGGAAATGTATAAAGAAGGTGCAATTGCAACATCGAATCATTCTGCTGAACAACGAGAAATGATTGAACGTGGATTTGGAGTATCAATTCCGGGTCCTAGTCATTCTGGTGAACTTTTGAATGGAGATTCacatgaagatgatgaagaactTGATGAACTGAATGATAGTGAATTGGCTTATGAAGAAGATGTTGAAATtggagatgaagaagaagaagacgaagaacaAGCTAATGGTGACATACTTCCAACACCAAAAGTTGAAGAACTCGAGGAAAAAACAGTTATCAAAGAGGAAGCACCTGATGACGGGGAATATGGCGCCACAAAGCTTGCAGCTAATTAA
- the ceh-38 gene encoding One cut domain family member (Confirmed by transcript evidence), with the protein MESSRTAATSTNGTEKSRRRNTDYLQIDPSSTFINNTGRGFAEELPENFLDTISPHPITPSASTSSATSATEEPATSSAPQLASLAPMSMSSEQPSSSFSSASLLSSSYETIKNEPEFSGSTAGLLSPLHVDSRRRESHDFNTSPYIKEEEDLDGSHLLMGGIRPDTPTNDRSTDLGSISSLLNEDHHTNTIGQSPSPRSTFGSDPTPMIQRQLIKNEDGVSPGSMGFSKNHQGYQKPRNGDRMEYEKAPYQRSLLNQALSSVISTPTISSSNIPTPPSAHIAQPRRIYSTQDSNDPLNAEIGDDIYIDTKDLCKRIAFELKNHSIPQAIFAERILCRSQGTLSDLLRNPKPWNKLKSGRETFRRMYNWVAQPLATRLAILDMKTEDVNRASGMSPPTPAQNVRTHRRSTSDHDGPVSKRPRLVFTDIQKRTLQAIFKETQRPSREMQQTIAEHLRLDLSTVANFFMNARRRSRLGGNIDEPTPFQQMAEMYKEGAIATSNHSAEQREMIERGFGVSIPGPSHSGELLNGDSHEDDEELDELNDSELAYEEDVEIGDEEEEDEEQANGDILPTPKVEELEEKTVIKEEAPDDGEYGATKLAAN; encoded by the exons atggaGTCATCACGGACCGCCGCAACATCCACTAATGG aacTGAGAAATCGCGTCGACGAAACACTGATTATCTACAAATTGATCCCTCAAGTACTTTTATAAATAACACCGGTCGGGGTTTTGCTGAAGAGCTTCCGGAAAACTTTCTTGACACAATCAGTCCACATCCAATAACTCCATCTGCCAGTACATCCTCTGCAACTTCTGCAACCGAAGAACCAGCTACATCCTCGGCTCCACAACTCGCCTCACTTGCACCAATGAGTATGAGTTCTGAACAACCGAGTAGTAGCTTTTCAAGTGCTTCGCTTCTTTCATCATCTTACGAGACTATAAAAAATGAACCTGA ATTCTCTGGAAGCACTGCTGGACTTCTCTCTCCACTTCATGTAGATTCACGGCGAAGAGAATCCCATGATTTCAATACTTCACCATATATTAAG GAAGAGGAAGATCTCGATGGAAGTCATCTACTAATGGGAGGAATTCGTCCAGATACACCAACAAATGACAGGTCAACAGATCTCGGAAGCATCTCATCGTTGTTAAATGAGGATCATCACACCAACACAATTGGACAATCTCCATCTCCTCGCAGTACATTCGGTTCCGATCCAACACCAATGATTCAACGGcaactaataaaaaatgagGATGGCGTGTCACCAGGATCTATgggtttttccaaaaaccaccAGGGTTACCAGAAGCCAAGAAATGGTGATCGAATGGAATATGAAAAAGCTCCATATCAAAGAA GTTTGCTCAATCAAGCTCTATCATCAGTCATCTCAACGCCGACAATCTCTTCTTCCAATATTCCAACACCACCATCTGCTCATATTGCTCAGCCACGTCGCATCTACTCGACTCAAGACTCAAATGATCCATTGAATGCAGAGATTGGCGATGATATATATATAGACACAAAAGATCTTTGCAAACGTATAGcatttgagctgaaaaatcattCGATTCCACAAGCCATTTTTGCCGAAAGAATATTGTGTCGTAGTCAGGGAACTCTTTCTGATTTACTACGCAATCCAAAACCATGGAATAAGCTGAAATCAGGACGTGAGACATTCCGTCGAATGTACAATTGGGTTGCACAGCCATTAGCAACGAGATTGGCGATTCTTGATATGAAGACAGAAGATGTGAATAGAGCATCTGGAATGTCACCACCAACTCCAGCACAGAATGTGCGCACACATAG AAGATCTACTTCCGATCATGATGGACCTGTATCAAAACGACCTCGTCTCGTATTCACCGACATACAGAAGCGTACACTTCAAGCAATCTTCAAAGAAACTCAACGTCCATCTCGGGAAATGCAACAAACAATTGCTGAGCATCTTCGTCTTGATCTTTCCACAGTTGCCAACTTCTTCATGAATGCACGTCGTAGAAGTCGACTCGGTGGAAACATTGATGAACCGACGCCTTTCCAGCAG ATGGCGGAAATGTATAAAGAAGGTGCAATTGCAACATCGAATCATTCTGCTGAACAACGAGAAATGATTGAACGTGGATTTGGAGTATCAATTCCGGGTCCTAGTCATTCTGGTGAACTTTTGAATGGAGATTCacatgaagatgatgaagaactTGATGAACTGAATGATAGTGAATTGGCTTATGAAGAAGATGTTGAAATtggagatgaagaagaagaagacgaagaacaAGCTAATGGTGACATACTTCCAACACCAAAAGTTGAAGAACTCGAGGAAAAAACAGTTATCAAAGAGGAAGCACCTGATGACGGGGAATATGGCGCCACAAAGCTTGCAGCTAATTAA